The Polyangiaceae bacterium genome includes a region encoding these proteins:
- a CDS encoding NAD-dependent epimerase/dehydratase family protein — MSESWTLVTGASGFVGSRLVHALVERGEHVKAFVRPGSSLRQLADLPSDRLKLAFGDITVEHTVYRALASCDRMYHVASNFKMWDEDPDTILRPAIEGTRATLEAARRRGLEKIVVTSSVAAMGSTPGQEEMDETHAFNLQDPETYVLSKYEAERVALEAADEGQPIVVVRPSAIYGPGDWKPTPTGQSIVTYLKTPPSLSVPVSAGGISVVDVDDVVEGHIAAMEKGRIGETYVLGGENVTFEQLIELLADITGLALPGKTLGPGLLGLVGSLLELKASLFGGDPPLTKRLARDYANAYVWVTSEKAEKELGYQHRPARQTLSRAVRWYLEHGYVPEHAARRVRLEFRTT, encoded by the coding sequence ATGAGCGAGTCGTGGACTCTGGTCACTGGTGCCTCGGGTTTCGTGGGCTCTCGGCTGGTGCACGCCCTCGTCGAGCGCGGCGAGCACGTCAAGGCCTTCGTGCGGCCAGGCTCGAGCCTGCGCCAGCTCGCCGATCTGCCGAGTGACCGCCTGAAGCTCGCGTTCGGCGACATCACCGTGGAGCACACGGTGTACAGGGCGCTGGCCAGCTGCGATCGCATGTACCACGTCGCGAGCAATTTCAAGATGTGGGACGAGGATCCCGACACCATCCTGCGCCCGGCCATCGAGGGCACGAGGGCGACGCTGGAAGCGGCGCGCCGCCGCGGCCTCGAGAAGATCGTCGTCACGAGCAGCGTGGCGGCGATGGGCTCCACGCCGGGCCAGGAGGAGATGGACGAGACGCACGCGTTCAACCTCCAGGATCCGGAGACCTACGTGCTGTCCAAGTACGAGGCGGAGCGCGTGGCGCTGGAAGCGGCGGACGAGGGACAACCGATCGTGGTGGTGCGCCCGTCGGCCATCTACGGCCCCGGTGACTGGAAGCCGACGCCCACGGGTCAGAGCATCGTCACCTACCTGAAGACGCCGCCGTCGCTCAGCGTGCCGGTCAGCGCCGGTGGCATCAGCGTGGTGGACGTGGACGACGTGGTCGAAGGCCACATCGCGGCGATGGAGAAGGGTCGCATCGGCGAGACGTACGTCCTCGGAGGCGAGAACGTCACCTTCGAGCAGCTGATCGAGCTGCTCGCGGACATCACCGGGCTCGCGCTCCCCGGCAAGACGCTGGGCCCGGGACTCCTCGGTCTGGTCGGCAGCTTGCTGGAGCTCAAGGCCAGCCTGTTCGGCGGCGATCCGCCGCTCACGAAGCGGCTGGCTCGGGACTACGCCAACGCCTACGTCTGGGTCACCAGCGAGAAGGCGGAGAAGGAGCTCGGCTACCAGCATCGTCCGGCTCGCCAGACTCTGTCACGGGCCGTGCGCTGGTACCTGGAGCACGGCTACGTGCCGGAGCACG
- a CDS encoding phosphoribosylaminoimidazolesuccinocarboxamide synthase: MDERTIRQALSHTLDKSDFPELGKKYEGKVRDNYSSADGKRYIVVTDRISAFDRILGTLPLKGQLLNHVAAWWFEKTREVAPNHVIAVPDPNVLIAHECTPLPVEMVVRAYLTGTTSTSIWVHYESGARSFCGHALPDGLKKHQRLPAPILTPSTKAAKGGHDVSASRDEILELSGMPAADFDAAAAMAMALFAAGQRIAAERGLILVDTKYEFGKTPDGRIVVIDEIHTPDSSRYWKTATYDERFAAGRDPESFDKEYLRRWLAERGFTGDGPIPAIPDDIRVEATKRYLEAIETLTGEAFVPNLEEPIARMRRSLGLAG, encoded by the coding sequence GTGGACGAACGGACGATCCGACAGGCCCTGAGCCACACCCTGGACAAGAGCGACTTCCCCGAGCTCGGGAAGAAGTACGAGGGCAAGGTCCGCGACAACTACAGCTCGGCGGACGGCAAGCGCTACATCGTCGTCACCGACCGCATCAGCGCCTTCGATCGCATCCTGGGCACGCTGCCGCTCAAGGGTCAGCTCTTGAACCACGTCGCCGCCTGGTGGTTCGAGAAGACCCGCGAAGTGGCGCCGAACCACGTGATCGCGGTGCCCGATCCGAACGTGCTGATCGCCCACGAGTGCACGCCGCTGCCGGTCGAGATGGTGGTGCGCGCCTACCTCACCGGCACGACCTCGACGAGCATCTGGGTCCACTACGAGAGCGGCGCTCGCAGCTTCTGCGGCCACGCCCTCCCCGACGGCCTGAAGAAGCACCAGCGCTTGCCGGCGCCCATCCTCACCCCGAGCACGAAGGCAGCCAAGGGCGGCCACGATGTCTCCGCCAGCCGCGACGAGATCCTCGAGCTCTCCGGCATGCCCGCCGCGGACTTCGACGCCGCCGCGGCCATGGCCATGGCGCTCTTCGCCGCCGGCCAACGCATCGCCGCCGAGCGCGGCCTGATCCTGGTCGACACCAAGTACGAATTCGGCAAGACCCCCGACGGCCGCATCGTGGTGATCGACGAGATCCACACGCCGGACTCTTCGCGTTACTGGAAGACCGCCACGTACGACGAGCGTTTCGCGGCTGGGCGCGACCCCGAGAGCTTCGACAAGGAGTACCTGCGCCGCTGGCTCGCCGAGCGCGGCTTCACGGGAGACGGGCCGATCCCTGCGATCCCCGACGACATCCGAGTCGAAGCGACGAAGCGCTACCTGGAAGCGATCGAGACGCTGACAGGTGAGGCGTTCGTGCCGAATCTCGAGGAGCCGATCGCGCGGATGCGCCGGAGCCTCGGGCTCGCGGGCTGA
- a CDS encoding DUF559 domain-containing protein — MLARDRQQLRRQQLLAARAAVMRAAPTASEAALWRALRARQLGVEVRRQVVIGDFIADFVVTSAWLVIEVDGSAHRGRCAADARRDRKLAKLGYRVLRLDAELVLRALPVALRQLRDALVG; from the coding sequence ATGCTCGCTCGCGACCGCCAACAGCTCCGCCGCCAACAGCTTCTTGCCGCCCGCGCCGCCGTGATGCGTGCCGCGCCCACCGCGTCGGAGGCCGCGCTCTGGCGTGCGCTGCGCGCCCGTCAGCTCGGCGTCGAGGTGCGACGCCAGGTGGTGATTGGGGACTTCATCGCCGACTTCGTGGTGACCTCGGCGTGGCTCGTCATCGAAGTAGACGGCAGCGCCCACCGGGGTCGGTGCGCCGCCGACGCCCGTCGCGATCGCAAGCTCGCGAAGCTCGGCTACCGGGTGCTCAGGCTCGACGCGGAGCTCGTGCTTCGCGCGTTGCCGGTCGCGCTCCGGCAGTTGAGGGACGCTCTCGTGGGCTGA
- a CDS encoding VOC family protein, translated as MLDHLSIGVADLARAGAFYDAVLATLGYVRVLTHPRALGWGAPGAKDEAFAILSSGEGARAPGVGCHVAFVATSPSRVDEFHAVALREGGTDEGAAGPRPEYGEGYYAAFVRDLDGYRIEAVFHR; from the coding sequence ATGCTCGATCACCTCTCCATTGGCGTGGCGGACCTCGCGCGCGCGGGCGCCTTCTACGACGCCGTGCTCGCGACGCTCGGGTACGTGCGAGTGCTCACGCACCCTCGCGCGCTCGGCTGGGGAGCGCCGGGCGCGAAGGACGAGGCGTTCGCGATCTTGTCGTCGGGTGAGGGCGCGCGAGCGCCTGGTGTCGGCTGTCACGTCGCTTTCGTCGCCACGAGCCCGTCGCGGGTGGACGAGTTTCACGCAGTGGCCCTGCGCGAGGGTGGCACGGACGAGGGAGCAGCGGGACCCCGGCCAGAGTACGGTGAGGGCTACTACGCCGCGTTCGTGCGAGACCTGGACGGCTACCGGATCGAAGCGGTCTTTCATCGCTGA
- a CDS encoding ferritin family protein has translation MPTRLDFSTLSLMDALDLAVLIEVEAYRRYKVFAAQLGHHGPGDAASVFASMAENEAKHGQQLEARRKARFGLTPARVTLDDLFDVEAPEMGAPRRSMSALKAFELALSSEQKAQDFYDEALGHVSDPEILELFAELRDEEIEHVRLVREAIARLPPSASIELEIDPDESPSL, from the coding sequence ATGCCCACTCGTCTCGATTTCTCCACCCTCAGCCTGATGGACGCCCTCGATCTCGCGGTGTTGATCGAGGTGGAGGCTTACCGGCGCTACAAGGTGTTCGCTGCCCAGCTCGGTCATCACGGCCCCGGCGACGCGGCCTCCGTCTTCGCGAGCATGGCCGAGAACGAGGCCAAGCACGGCCAGCAGCTCGAAGCGCGCCGCAAGGCCAGGTTCGGTCTCACTCCCGCGCGGGTGACGCTGGACGACTTGTTCGACGTCGAGGCGCCGGAGATGGGCGCGCCGCGACGCAGCATGTCCGCGCTCAAAGCCTTCGAGCTGGCGCTGTCCTCGGAGCAGAAGGCTCAAGACTTCTACGACGAAGCCCTCGGCCACGTGAGCGATCCGGAGATCCTAGAGCTGTTTGCCGAGCTGCGGGACGAGGAGATCGAGCACGTTCGCCTGGTGCGCGAGGCCATCGCCCGTCTGCCTCCGAGCGCCAGCATCGAGCTCGAGATCGATCCCGACGAGTCACCATCTCTGTAG
- a CDS encoding SAM-dependent methyltransferase, with product MRPGNRSRTSDWVAALRALYSEAPAELAIFDDAVAARLLPPGLGAMVRAATALPLGTRVAHRLIGAATRGLSYGVPLRTAAIDDAVTGAVKQGTRQLVLLGAGLDARAWRMPDLAEVTVFELDHPDTQAFKREGTRELRPLAREVRFCSIDFERQTIPDVLGEHDFDPKAPSVWVWEGVTMYLSLEAIEATLDAVAGLSASGSRLAVTYLPREYASPWLRTVGEVGAMWIGEALKCQQDAPELAGRLEARGFEVEQDDSALEWAERWPAREARRVSPFERLAVARRV from the coding sequence ATGCGCCCCGGGAATCGCAGCCGGACCAGTGACTGGGTGGCGGCGCTGCGCGCGCTCTACAGCGAGGCCCCCGCGGAGCTCGCGATCTTCGACGACGCAGTTGCTGCGCGTCTGTTGCCCCCGGGGCTCGGCGCGATGGTGCGGGCGGCCACGGCGCTGCCGCTCGGCACGCGCGTCGCGCACCGGCTGATCGGCGCGGCCACCCGCGGCCTCAGCTATGGCGTACCGCTGCGGACCGCGGCCATCGACGACGCGGTGACCGGCGCCGTGAAGCAGGGCACGCGCCAGCTGGTGCTGCTCGGAGCGGGGCTCGACGCCCGCGCCTGGCGCATGCCCGACCTCGCGGAAGTCACCGTGTTCGAGCTCGACCACCCCGACACGCAAGCGTTCAAGCGCGAGGGGACCCGGGAGCTTCGCCCGCTCGCCCGCGAGGTGCGCTTCTGCTCCATCGACTTCGAGCGCCAGACCATTCCCGACGTGCTCGGTGAGCACGACTTCGATCCGAAGGCGCCCAGCGTCTGGGTCTGGGAGGGCGTGACGATGTACCTGAGCCTCGAGGCCATCGAGGCGACGCTGGACGCGGTCGCGGGGCTCTCTGCCAGCGGCAGTCGGCTCGCGGTGACCTACCTGCCCCGGGAATACGCCAGCCCCTGGCTCCGGACCGTGGGCGAGGTCGGCGCCATGTGGATCGGCGAGGCGCTCAAGTGCCAGCAGGATGCGCCCGAGCTGGCTGGGCGGCTCGAGGCACGGGGCTTCGAGGTGGAGCAGGACGACTCGGCGCTCGAGTGGGCCGAGCGCTGGCCGGCGCGGGAAGCGCGGCGGGTCAGCCCCTTCGAGCGGCTCGCCGTGGCGCGCCGCGTCTAG
- a CDS encoding acetyl-CoA C-acyltransferase, whose product MTHHVSPVYVVSATRTPIGSYLGALASLPAPRLGAVAIKAAIERAKIEPGRVQEVFMGNVLGAGVGQAPARQAAIFAGVPDSVPATTVGKVCGSGLQAVIFGTKTLMLGDADVVVAGGMESMSNVPYYLREARTGYRMGDGKLVDGMIFDGLWDPYGNFHMGEAGEKCSKEYALSREAQDEFAKESYRRALSAQKEGLFDAEIVPVEIPQKKGDPISVKLDEEPGKGDPSKFDKLRPAFAKDGTITAANASSINDGASALILASEKAVKEQNLTPLARIVGYGGAAQAPDWFTTAPSKAIDATLTKLGMKKEQIDLWEINEAFSCVTMACSKISGLDPAKVNVRGGAVAMGHPIGASGARILTTLLYAMRDQKVKHGLATLCIGGGEAVAVVVERV is encoded by the coding sequence ATGACCCATCACGTTTCCCCGGTTTACGTCGTCAGCGCGACGCGCACCCCGATTGGCTCCTACCTCGGCGCCCTGGCGTCGCTGCCGGCCCCGCGCCTCGGCGCGGTCGCCATCAAGGCTGCCATCGAGCGCGCCAAGATCGAGCCCGGGCGCGTTCAGGAGGTGTTCATGGGCAACGTGCTCGGCGCCGGTGTGGGTCAGGCCCCAGCGCGGCAGGCCGCCATCTTCGCCGGCGTGCCCGACAGCGTGCCGGCCACCACCGTGGGCAAGGTCTGCGGCTCCGGTTTGCAAGCGGTGATCTTCGGCACCAAGACCCTGATGCTCGGCGACGCGGACGTGGTCGTCGCGGGCGGTATGGAGTCGATGTCGAACGTGCCGTATTACCTGCGCGAAGCCCGCACCGGCTATCGCATGGGCGACGGCAAGCTCGTGGACGGCATGATCTTCGACGGGCTGTGGGATCCGTACGGCAACTTCCACATGGGTGAGGCCGGCGAGAAGTGCTCGAAGGAGTACGCTCTCAGCCGCGAGGCCCAGGACGAGTTCGCGAAGGAGAGCTACCGCCGCGCCCTCAGCGCCCAGAAGGAGGGGCTCTTCGACGCCGAGATCGTGCCCGTCGAGATCCCGCAGAAGAAGGGCGATCCGATCAGCGTCAAGCTCGACGAGGAGCCGGGCAAGGGCGACCCCAGCAAGTTCGACAAGCTGCGCCCCGCCTTCGCCAAGGACGGCACCATCACCGCCGCCAACGCCTCCAGCATCAACGACGGCGCCTCGGCGCTGATCCTGGCCAGCGAGAAGGCCGTGAAGGAGCAGAACCTGACCCCGCTCGCGCGCATCGTCGGCTACGGCGGCGCGGCGCAGGCTCCGGACTGGTTCACCACCGCGCCGTCGAAGGCCATCGACGCCACGCTGACCAAGCTGGGCATGAAGAAGGAGCAGATCGACCTCTGGGAGATCAACGAGGCCTTCTCCTGCGTGACCATGGCCTGCTCGAAGATCTCGGGCCTCGACCCGGCCAAGGTCAACGTGCGCGGCGGCGCCGTCGCCATGGGTCACCCCATCGGCGCGTCCGGCGCCCGCATCCTGACCACGCTGCTCTACGCGATGCGCGACCAGAAGGTGAAGCACGGCCTGGCCACCCTGTGCATCGGCGGCGGCGAAGCGGTGGCCGTGGTGGTCGAGCGCGTGTGA
- a CDS encoding MBL fold metallo-hydrolase, with product MIRPRDVADGVAAFPTRTPTLPPATHTQSYALGTRQLLLVEPATPYADEQRAWLDWARGLRSAGRELVAIVLTHHHVDHVGGAETLSRELGVPLWAHAETAARLPELPIARQLSEGDVLALDGPTAQAWQVLHTPGHAAGHVCLFEPALGCVVVGDMVASEGTILIEPNDGDMAEYLKQLGRLEALGAQTALPAHGDPIPEPSRLFAHYVAHRLERERKVLKAVEDAGPAGTSDVFLVPSAYADTPKAAWPLALLSVRAHLVKLRRDGRIRTDGEKYWTT from the coding sequence GTGATCCGCCCGCGTGACGTCGCCGACGGAGTCGCGGCCTTCCCGACTCGAACGCCCACGCTTCCGCCGGCGACGCACACGCAGAGTTACGCCCTGGGCACGCGGCAGCTGCTGCTGGTCGAGCCCGCCACTCCCTACGCCGACGAGCAGCGGGCCTGGCTCGACTGGGCGCGCGGCCTGCGGAGCGCGGGGCGCGAGCTCGTCGCCATCGTGCTCACGCACCACCACGTCGATCACGTCGGCGGCGCGGAGACGCTGTCCCGCGAGCTGGGCGTGCCGCTCTGGGCGCACGCGGAGACGGCCGCGCGCCTGCCGGAGCTGCCGATCGCGCGCCAGCTGAGCGAGGGCGACGTGCTCGCGCTCGACGGCCCCACGGCGCAGGCCTGGCAGGTCCTGCACACGCCCGGGCACGCCGCCGGTCACGTGTGCCTGTTCGAGCCGGCCCTGGGCTGCGTCGTGGTCGGCGACATGGTCGCGAGCGAGGGCACCATCCTGATCGAGCCGAACGACGGCGACATGGCGGAGTACCTGAAGCAGCTCGGACGGCTCGAAGCCCTGGGAGCGCAGACGGCCCTCCCGGCCCACGGCGACCCCATTCCGGAGCCGAGCCGGCTCTTCGCCCATTACGTGGCCCACCGGCTGGAACGCGAGCGCAAGGTGCTGAAGGCGGTCGAGGACGCCGGTCCAGCGGGGACCTCGGACGTCTTCCTGGTCCCGAGCGCCTATGCCGACACGCCGAAGGCCGCCTGGCCACTAGCCCTCTTGAGTGTGCGCGCGCACTTGGTCAAGCTGAGGCGCGACGGCCGGATCCGAACCGACGGCGAGAAGTACTGGACGACGTGA
- a CDS encoding site-2 protease family protein has protein sequence MSEPASADAPRRVRWPINLLLFAVTVWSVFEVGQAWNGKAEVPGFKGWLGGWPFAVPLLGILLFHEFGHYIAARFHRVPASLPYFIPFPKLSPFGTFGAVIVMPKRIRSANALLDIGAAGPLAGMLVAIPVMLIGLAYSTVGPRSESGFIQEGQSILYWLLKRIVHGPIPANQDVFLHPTALAAWAGFLVTFLNLLPFGQLDGGHVAYALLGERQNRLARFAVFVPLVMVLYNAWVHVRPIVLRAMKEGWGQQNWMPVSAATVWISIFVLLWLLRGVSGANHPPVDDPQLSPKRRVVAIFTLALFVLLFMPTPWAVF, from the coding sequence GTGAGCGAGCCGGCGTCGGCGGACGCGCCGCGGCGCGTGCGCTGGCCGATCAACCTGCTCTTGTTCGCCGTCACGGTTTGGAGCGTGTTCGAGGTCGGACAAGCCTGGAACGGCAAGGCGGAGGTGCCCGGCTTCAAGGGCTGGCTCGGGGGCTGGCCGTTCGCGGTGCCGCTGCTCGGCATCCTCTTGTTCCACGAGTTCGGCCACTACATCGCCGCGCGTTTCCATCGCGTGCCGGCGTCGCTGCCGTACTTCATCCCGTTCCCCAAGCTGAGCCCGTTCGGCACCTTCGGCGCGGTGATCGTGATGCCGAAGCGCATTCGCTCCGCGAATGCCCTGCTCGACATCGGCGCGGCGGGGCCCTTGGCGGGGATGCTGGTCGCGATCCCGGTGATGCTGATCGGTCTAGCCTACTCTACGGTCGGTCCACGCAGCGAGAGCGGCTTCATCCAGGAGGGGCAGAGCATCCTGTACTGGCTGCTGAAGCGCATCGTGCACGGGCCCATTCCCGCCAATCAGGACGTGTTCCTGCATCCGACGGCGCTGGCAGCCTGGGCCGGCTTCCTGGTGACCTTCCTCAATCTCCTGCCGTTCGGCCAACTCGACGGCGGCCACGTGGCCTACGCGCTCTTGGGCGAGCGCCAGAACCGCCTGGCGCGCTTCGCCGTGTTCGTGCCGCTGGTGATGGTGCTCTACAACGCCTGGGTCCACGTCCGCCCCATCGTGCTCCGCGCGATGAAGGAGGGCTGGGGTCAACAGAACTGGATGCCCGTGAGCGCGGCCACGGTCTGGATCAGCATCTTCGTGCTGCTCTGGCTCTTGCGCGGGGTGTCGGGCGCGAACCATCCGCCCGTGGACGACCCGCAGCTGTCCCCGAAACGCCGCGTCGTCGCCATCTTCACGCTGGCGCTCTTCGTGCTCTTGTTCATGCCCACGCCGTGGGCGGTGTTCTGA
- the coaD gene encoding pantetheine-phosphate adenylyltransferase produces the protein MNGGPQLAVYAGSFDPPTYGHLDLVERAAKLFPRVIVAVGVHPTKTPLLSAEERQALLREIVSPYGNVEVDSFQGLLIDYGQRVGARVIVRGLRAATDFEYELQIAHANADLRPEIDTVFLPTRTNYGFISASLVREIASHGGDITRYAPPNVVAALKRRFGKA, from the coding sequence GTGAACGGTGGGCCGCAGCTCGCCGTCTACGCGGGCAGCTTCGACCCTCCGACCTACGGTCACCTCGATCTGGTCGAGCGCGCCGCGAAGCTCTTCCCGCGGGTGATCGTGGCGGTCGGCGTCCACCCGACCAAGACGCCGCTGCTCAGCGCGGAGGAGCGCCAGGCGCTCTTGCGCGAGATCGTCTCGCCCTACGGCAACGTCGAGGTGGACTCGTTCCAGGGCTTGCTCATCGACTACGGGCAGCGCGTGGGCGCCCGCGTCATCGTGCGCGGGCTGCGCGCCGCCACGGACTTCGAGTACGAGCTGCAGATCGCCCACGCGAACGCCGATCTGCGCCCGGAGATCGACACCGTGTTCCTGCCCACCCGCACCAACTACGGCTTCATCTCGGCCTCGCTGGTGCGCGAGATCGCCAGCCACGGCGGCGACATCACCCGCTACGCCCCGCCCAACGTGGTCGCGGCGCTCAAGCGGCGCTTCGGCAAGGCTTAG